One segment of Toxoplasma gondii ME49 chromosome VI, whole genome shotgun sequence DNA contains the following:
- a CDS encoding nucleoside transporter protein (encoded by transcript TGME49_244440~Predicted trans-membrane domain (TMHMM2.0):29-52:71-91:97-120:123-146:158-181:195-218:335-353:372-392:403-426:438-461) has translation MSTIEERAVAAQQMSKADDGKAPGMSRSDFVLAASFFLIAGVNSLIAWNVTLNLNPYFSTHCFSGNEWGNTLLAMFQLACMCIQIYLLKFGSGGAKKSYFFFAGIVNAITFTIFTPLVVYLPESAAVACMHICCFFLGIGSGVLQGGGFPYAASLPYNFCGFISTGQGLAAIIAFIWNTVFAFTLFDLDTRDGLVAMAWTSYGFAAVLSLVYFALFLVILKKPWAQGPFERQALEDVAAKEKAVQKAEAKKAEGDREAQYEQQDGNVFAVTAPTSIVDEESGVKVDGTEKRPARVFLRDAAPHLLNIGLTFFITLNNFPKIGPVGWNYNQQVNNHFIIMFGVFALGDVTGRFFPDLSQFSPKYFSWTMIPPKLVVPLCLLRSVFYVPFFLGYKLENTQVVNDFWFYVIIMLLFAFTQGWFCTLGFVYSMTSVRESERGVTGPLSVLCLSVGILAGLYLALAY, from the exons ATGAGTACAATCGAAGAGAGAGCCGTTGCGGCGCAGCAAATGAGCAAGGCCGATGACGGCAAGGCACCCGGGATGTCTCGCAGCGACTTCGTGCTCGctgcctcttttttcttgatTGCGGGTGTCAACTCGTTGATTGCTTGGAATGTCACGCTCAACTTGAACCCGTACTTCAGCACCCACTGCTTCTCCGGGAACGAGTGGGGCAACACCCTCCTCGCCATGTTTCAGCTAGCGTGCATGTGCATCCAGATCTACCTCTTGAAGTTCGGCAGCGGCGGCGCCAAGAAGTCCTACTTCTTCTTTGCTGGCATCGTTAACGCCATCACCTTCACTATCTTCACCCCGCTCGTCGTCTACCTGCCCGAAAGCGCTGCCGtggcctgcatgcacatctgctgcttcttccttggCATCGGATCGGGTGTTCTTCAGGGTGGAGGTTTCCCCTacgctgcgtctcttccctACAACTTCTGCGGATTCATCTCCACAG GTCAAGGTTTGGCTGCGATCATCGCGTTCATTTGGAACACCGTGTTCGCGTTCACGCTGTTCGATCTTGACACCCGCGACGGCCTGGTTGCCATGGCCTGGACTTCCTACGGTTTCGCCGCGGTCTTGTCGCTCGTTTACTTTGCTCTGTTTTTGGTCATCTTGAAGAAGCCGTGGGCACAAGGTCCGTTCGAGCGCCAGGCCTTGGAAGACGTCGCTGCCAAGGAGAAGGCTGTGCAGAAGGCTGAAGCCAAAAAGGCCGAGGGAGACCGCGAGGCTCAGTACGAACAGCAGGACGGAAACGTGTTTGCCGTCACTGCGCCCACGTCGATTGTTGACGAGGAGAGCGGCGTGAAAGTCGATGGCACGGAGAAGCGGCCTGCGAGGGTCTTCCTCAGAGATGCGGCGCCGCACCTCTTGAACATTGGTCTGACTTTCTTCATCACATTGAACAACTTCCCCAAGATTGGCCCGGTCGGCTGGAACTACAACCAACAGGTGAACAACCACTTCATCATCATGttcggcgtcttcgccttggGGGATGTCACCGGTCGCTTTTTCCCCGACCTGTCCCAGTTCAGCCCGAAGTACTTCTCCTGGACCATGATCCCGCCCAAGCTCGTCGTGCCCCTTTGCCTGTTGAGATCTGTGTTCTAcgtccccttcttcctcggctaCAAGCTCGAGAACACGCAGGTGGTCAACGACTTCTGGTTCTACGTCATCATCAtgctcctcttcgctttcacGCAGGGCTGGTTCTGCACCCTTGGCTTCGTGTATTCGATGACCTCCGTCCGCGAGAGCGAGCGAGGTGTCACAGGTCCGCTCAGTGTCTTGTGTCTGAGCGTGGGTATTCTCGCTGGTCTGTACCTCGCTCTCGCTTACTAG